A portion of the uncultured Fretibacterium sp. genome contains these proteins:
- a CDS encoding AI-2E family transporter — translation MDTFKSPDAVRRIKGWMLPFVFSFLILAFLTYVTLASLFRPLVWAMLLAFVSYPLYKMLLRRVLPERRGLAAMTMTLAAAALLVLPMSFAAILIARESDGLFGKVASLVGSLDPSRGISLNVLLPDVVLRHLTPLFEEYPFLRDSMRQVAGRVTSTMLRLSQEFLGNLVTMLYHQVIIFVVYFFILRDGHRIVSYFRGIVPLMDDEREAFMSRADNVLRAVVFGVIVTAGVQGVLGTLGWWFVGLPNPALAGALMALLAMVPFVGTPMVWLPGALYLFLSDDVKGAFILAAWGFGVVSTVDNFLKPYFISEKAKMSTLLVFLGAFGGLAAWGFLGIFLGPLILSLFIFFLDTYRNAWDLYQQEGREDAPS, via the coding sequence TTGGACACGTTCAAATCCCCCGACGCGGTACGGCGAATCAAGGGATGGATGCTGCCGTTTGTCTTTTCATTCCTTATCCTGGCCTTCCTGACCTACGTCACGCTCGCTTCGCTCTTCCGCCCCCTGGTCTGGGCGATGCTGCTGGCGTTCGTCTCCTATCCCCTGTACAAGATGCTGCTGCGCCGCGTCCTCCCGGAGCGCCGCGGGCTCGCGGCCATGACGATGACCCTGGCGGCCGCGGCATTGCTCGTCCTTCCCATGAGCTTCGCCGCCATTCTGATCGCCCGGGAGTCCGACGGGCTCTTCGGCAAGGTGGCCAGCCTCGTCGGCTCCCTGGATCCCTCGAGGGGCATTTCTCTGAACGTCCTCCTGCCGGACGTCGTCCTCAGACACCTCACGCCCCTGTTCGAGGAGTATCCGTTCCTCCGGGACTCCATGCGGCAGGTCGCCGGCCGGGTGACCTCCACCATGCTCCGGCTCTCTCAGGAGTTCCTGGGCAACCTCGTCACGATGCTCTACCACCAGGTCATCATCTTCGTCGTCTACTTCTTCATCCTGCGCGACGGGCACCGCATCGTCAGCTACTTCCGGGGCATCGTGCCCCTGATGGACGACGAGCGCGAGGCCTTCATGTCCCGGGCGGACAACGTGCTCCGCGCCGTCGTCTTCGGCGTCATCGTCACGGCTGGGGTGCAGGGGGTTCTGGGGACCCTCGGCTGGTGGTTCGTGGGGCTGCCCAACCCCGCCCTGGCCGGGGCCCTGATGGCGCTCCTCGCCATGGTCCCCTTCGTCGGGACGCCCATGGTCTGGCTTCCCGGCGCACTCTACCTCTTCCTGTCCGACGACGTGAAGGGGGCGTTCATCCTCGCCGCGTGGGGATTCGGGGTCGTGAGCACCGTCGATAACTTTCTGAAGCCCTACTTCATCTCGGAAAAGGCCAAGATGAGCACCCTCCTCGTCTTTCTGGGAGCCTTCGGCGGGCTGGCCGCCTGGGGGTTCCTGGGCATCTTCCTTGGCCCCCTCATCCTGAGCCTCTTCATCTTCTTCCTGGACACCTACCGCAACGCGTGGGATCTCTACCAGCAGGAGGGGCGGGAGGACGCGCCCTCATGA
- a CDS encoding diguanylate cyclase has protein sequence MPIKTLHKSIRFKFGILLGLFTMATITAIYGIMRDDVMRMEKSLIANRLNADINYIEDLIGSGDWNVRDNAIYRGHILIGDGTKENANFKPFLDHERKTETFSYAFIKCGDEGLGYVKDTPTQKGYRQGHFLRVAGSTKDPYGKSIVGTYIDKQVADSLDAKGFYEGEANVAGSMIYCRYNALKDADGNLIGAIVVGRNISELRKQAGEVVHTMAAGIVVAVLLLGCVLFLFVNRWISTIRKIVIHLKHIEEGDLPDKPLASHTKDEMGLLVTGINLMVDSLREKEALRRKSEIDQLTGVSNRFGLNRYFEEAFEDCYQNGRPLAVGIIDIDFFKPFNDNYGHQAGDDCIVMLASILKEIEREYGAFCARFGGDEFIVIACGLGRGEIEAIARRIKDKILEKRVPHAHSQVSDIVTVSQGYCYGVPVQHKKLNDYLYVADGAMYEVKESSKNGFKVVEMTHDFRPVIADRDSKHRD, from the coding sequence ATGCCTATAAAAACTCTGCATAAGAGTATTCGTTTCAAATTCGGTATTCTTCTCGGCCTCTTCACCATGGCGACGATTACAGCGATCTATGGAATCATGCGGGACGACGTCATGCGGATGGAGAAGTCCCTGATCGCGAACAGGCTGAACGCGGACATCAACTACATCGAGGACCTGATCGGCAGCGGGGACTGGAACGTCCGGGACAACGCGATCTATAGGGGCCACATCTTGATCGGCGACGGCACGAAGGAAAATGCAAACTTCAAGCCGTTCCTGGATCACGAGCGCAAGACGGAGACGTTCTCCTACGCGTTCATCAAGTGCGGCGACGAGGGGCTCGGCTACGTGAAGGACACGCCGACGCAGAAGGGCTACCGGCAGGGGCATTTCCTGCGCGTCGCGGGAAGCACGAAGGACCCCTACGGTAAATCCATCGTCGGGACCTATATCGACAAGCAGGTGGCGGACTCCCTTGACGCGAAGGGTTTTTATGAGGGCGAGGCCAACGTCGCCGGAAGCATGATCTACTGCCGGTATAACGCGCTAAAGGATGCGGACGGAAACCTCATCGGTGCGATCGTCGTCGGGCGCAACATCTCCGAGCTGCGAAAGCAGGCCGGCGAGGTCGTTCATACGATGGCAGCGGGCATCGTCGTGGCGGTCCTCCTCCTTGGGTGCGTCCTGTTCCTGTTCGTCAACCGCTGGATATCCACCATCCGCAAAATCGTGATCCACCTCAAGCACATTGAAGAGGGCGACCTTCCCGACAAACCGCTCGCGTCCCATACGAAGGATGAGATGGGGCTCCTGGTCACAGGGATCAACCTCATGGTCGACTCCCTCAGGGAAAAGGAGGCCCTGCGCAGGAAGTCCGAGATCGACCAGCTTACGGGAGTATCGAACCGGTTCGGCCTGAACCGCTATTTCGAGGAGGCCTTCGAGGACTGCTACCAAAACGGCAGGCCTCTAGCGGTTGGAATCATAGACATCGACTTCTTCAAGCCCTTCAACGACAACTACGGCCATCAGGCAGGCGACGACTGCATCGTCATGCTGGCCAGTATCCTGAAGGAGATCGAGAGGGAATACGGCGCCTTCTGCGCCCGCTTCGGCGGCGACGAGTTCATCGTCATCGCCTGCGGGCTCGGGCGCGGGGAGATCGAGGCGATCGCCCGAAGGATCAAGGATAAGATCCTCGAGAAGCGTGTTCCTCATGCCCATTCTCAGGTGTCGGACATCGTGACGGTCTCGCAGGGATACTGCTACGGCGTCCCAGTGCAGCATAAGAAGCTGAACGACTACCTCTATGTGGCGGACGGCGCCATGTACGAGGTGAAGGAGAGTTCGAAGAACGGCTTCAAGGTTGTGGAGATGACCCACGATTTCCGTCCGGTGATCGCGGACCGGGACAGCAAACATCGGGATTGA
- a CDS encoding sodium-translocating pyrophosphatase has translation MGRSCTVWLILVFITLVFGVVAGGYAWMVFQKLREGKIENDRIVELSTIIHKGAMAFLKKEYTWLAPFVGVVALLLWWMLGFGSAFAFVLGALCSAAAGYIGMYVATNANGRTTFAATKDAGSALETAFSGGSIVGMVVVGLGLVGLAVSYLFLSVETLTAFGMGASSIALFARVGGGIYTKAADVGADLVGKVEAGIPEDDPRNPAVIADNVGDNVGDIAGMGADLFESYVNSILAAMAIGFAFSFTDGGRALGLWGVGFPLFLSAWGIVASIVGCMMISRKAPYAEFIMGIVRRIPGMDKVLERIDGGDAAFALRAGTFTAGAMMIAGTFILSILFFWSKSMHVFLSVTSGVLAGVLIGYVTEVYTSGDYRFVKTVAASSATGPATVILSGISLGMQSVGIPVLLICLSTLISYSLAGMFGVACAAVGMLSITGIALSVDAYGPISDNAGGIAEMSELPGEVRKITDKLDAIGNTTAAMGKGLAIGSAALTALALFVAYSQAAQIKAIDIMNPKVIVGLLLGGMLPFLFCSLSIEAVSRAAQAMIEEVRRQFREITGIMEGTGKPEYEKCVGISTHAALIEMVIPGLLAVLSPVVVGVILGKEALGGLLGGAIVTGVMMALFMANSGGAWDNAKKFIEEGNHGGKGSANHAAAVVGDTVGDPFKDTAGPSLNILIKLMTVVALVLAPLFR, from the coding sequence ATGGGGAGGTCTTGCACTGTGTGGCTGATTCTTGTGTTCATTACCCTTGTTTTTGGCGTCGTGGCAGGCGGCTATGCGTGGATGGTGTTTCAGAAGCTCCGTGAGGGAAAGATCGAGAACGACCGGATCGTCGAGCTCTCGACGATCATTCACAAGGGGGCCATGGCGTTCCTGAAGAAGGAGTACACCTGGCTGGCGCCCTTCGTCGGCGTCGTCGCCCTGTTGCTGTGGTGGATGCTCGGGTTCGGGTCGGCCTTCGCCTTCGTGCTGGGCGCGCTCTGCAGCGCCGCGGCCGGGTACATCGGGATGTACGTCGCGACCAACGCGAACGGACGAACGACCTTCGCCGCGACGAAGGACGCGGGTTCCGCCCTCGAGACGGCCTTCTCCGGCGGCAGCATCGTGGGCATGGTCGTCGTGGGCCTAGGCCTCGTGGGCCTTGCCGTCTCCTATCTCTTCCTCAGCGTCGAGACGCTGACGGCCTTCGGCATGGGGGCCAGCAGCATCGCGCTCTTCGCCCGCGTGGGCGGCGGCATCTACACCAAGGCCGCGGACGTGGGCGCCGACCTGGTGGGTAAGGTCGAGGCCGGCATCCCCGAGGACGACCCCCGCAACCCGGCGGTCATCGCGGACAACGTGGGCGACAACGTGGGCGACATCGCCGGCATGGGCGCGGACCTCTTCGAGTCCTACGTCAACTCGATCCTTGCGGCCATGGCCATCGGCTTTGCCTTTTCCTTCACGGACGGCGGCAGGGCCCTGGGGCTCTGGGGCGTCGGCTTCCCGCTCTTCCTGTCGGCGTGGGGCATCGTGGCCTCCATCGTCGGCTGCATGATGATCTCCAGAAAGGCCCCCTACGCCGAGTTCATCATGGGTATCGTCCGCAGGATTCCAGGAATGGACAAGGTGCTGGAGCGCATCGACGGTGGCGACGCGGCCTTTGCCCTGAGGGCGGGGACCTTCACGGCCGGCGCCATGATGATCGCCGGGACCTTCATCCTGAGCATCCTCTTCTTCTGGTCCAAGTCGATGCACGTCTTCCTGTCCGTGACCTCCGGCGTCTTAGCCGGCGTCCTGATCGGCTACGTCACCGAGGTCTACACCTCGGGCGACTACCGCTTCGTCAAGACCGTAGCGGCCTCCTCCGCGACGGGCCCGGCGACCGTCATCCTCTCCGGCATCTCCCTGGGGATGCAGTCGGTCGGCATCCCCGTCCTCCTGATCTGCCTCTCCACCCTGATCAGCTACTCCCTGGCGGGCATGTTCGGCGTGGCCTGCGCCGCGGTCGGTATGCTCTCCATCACGGGCATCGCCCTGAGCGTTGACGCCTACGGGCCTATCTCCGATAACGCGGGCGGCATTGCCGAGATGAGCGAGCTCCCGGGCGAGGTGCGCAAGATCACCGACAAGCTGGATGCCATCGGGAATACCACCGCCGCCATGGGCAAGGGCCTGGCCATCGGCTCCGCCGCCCTTACCGCCCTGGCCCTCTTCGTCGCCTACTCCCAGGCGGCTCAGATCAAGGCCATCGACATCATGAATCCCAAGGTCATCGTCGGCCTGCTGCTGGGCGGCATGCTGCCCTTCCTGTTCTGCTCGCTCTCCATCGAGGCCGTGAGCCGCGCGGCCCAGGCCATGATCGAGGAGGTCCGCCGCCAGTTCCGCGAGATCACGGGGATCATGGAGGGGACCGGAAAGCCGGAGTACGAGAAGTGCGTGGGCATCTCCACCCACGCCGCCCTCATCGAGATGGTCATCCCCGGCCTTCTGGCGGTGCTCTCCCCCGTCGTCGTCGGCGTGATCCTGGGCAAGGAGGCGCTGGGCGGCCTTCTGGGTGGGGCCATCGTGACGGGCGTCATGATGGCGCTCTTCATGGCCAACTCGGGCGGCGCGTGGGACAACGCGAAGAAGTTCATCGAGGAGGGCAACCACGGCGGCAAGGGCTCTGCCAACCACGCGGCAGCGGTCGTCGGCGACACGGTGGGCGACCCCTTCAAGGACACCGCCGGCCCGAGCCTCAACATCCTCATCAAGCTGATGACGGTGGTCGCGCTGGTGCTGGCGCCGCTGTTCAGGTAA
- a CDS encoding nucleoside kinase, producing MAFTVNVPKWKRFVISETPVNGHNVLAELDPGGDADIIAWRVNNYIRPLEWVVEDDAVVDFIPSASSDGLRIYRRSLDFLLVIACEKVLGRKAILRHSIGEGHYWEFEDGDVTQSDVYKLHSTMSEMVRQDIPISRKILPIDKAKRIFEEQGEPEIAELFVRANLDPVEVYRCGARYGYFCGTMAPSTGLLRTFDIVLFEHGMVLQFPTQDSPEGILPFRADSGLGNVFFDYAHWLKVLDLNYLSSLHQRVTDGKVQELILISEAFHSQRLSRIAEDIVSRPGVKVVTIAGPSGSGKTTFSERLKIQLIVCGKNPVTLPMDNYFLDRTQTPLDENGEYDYECLEALDLDMLEDNLTRILAGEEVVTPRYDFIKGEKRPGKVVRLGPSDILIMEGIHGLNDRIVSLLPEDSRFSVFVSPLTGICIDPHNRTSTGDNRLLRRIVRDHRTRGKSAQVTLEIYPKVMRGSMRYIFPYQSRADTIFNSALPYELGVLKGYVEPLLHTVDERSEVFGEALRLLNILRFVPSIHIDGIPNNSVIREFIGGSCLDV from the coding sequence ATGGCTTTTACCGTCAATGTTCCCAAATGGAAACGATTCGTCATCAGCGAGACGCCGGTCAACGGCCACAACGTCCTGGCGGAGCTGGACCCGGGCGGCGATGCGGATATCATCGCATGGCGCGTCAACAACTACATCCGGCCGCTGGAGTGGGTCGTGGAGGACGACGCCGTTGTGGATTTCATCCCGTCAGCCTCCTCCGACGGGCTCAGAATTTACCGGCGGAGCCTGGATTTTCTTCTGGTCATCGCCTGCGAGAAGGTCCTGGGCCGCAAGGCTATCCTGCGGCACTCCATCGGGGAGGGGCACTACTGGGAGTTCGAGGACGGGGACGTGACCCAGTCCGACGTCTACAAGCTCCACTCGACGATGAGCGAGATGGTGCGCCAGGACATCCCCATCAGCCGCAAGATCCTGCCCATCGACAAGGCCAAGCGTATCTTCGAGGAGCAGGGCGAGCCCGAGATCGCCGAGCTCTTCGTCCGCGCAAATCTCGACCCCGTAGAGGTCTATCGGTGCGGGGCGCGCTACGGCTACTTCTGCGGGACCATGGCCCCCTCCACGGGGCTGCTCAGGACCTTCGATATCGTCCTCTTCGAGCACGGGATGGTGCTGCAGTTCCCCACCCAGGACTCGCCCGAGGGGATCCTGCCGTTCCGGGCCGACTCCGGCTTGGGAAACGTGTTCTTCGACTACGCGCACTGGCTGAAGGTGCTGGACCTGAACTACCTCAGCAGCCTGCACCAGCGCGTGACGGACGGGAAGGTCCAGGAGCTGATCCTCATCTCCGAGGCATTCCACTCTCAGCGTCTGAGCCGCATCGCGGAGGACATCGTCTCCAGGCCCGGCGTCAAGGTTGTCACCATCGCCGGGCCCTCGGGATCGGGGAAGACCACCTTCTCCGAGCGGCTCAAGATCCAGCTGATCGTCTGCGGGAAAAACCCCGTCACCCTGCCCATGGACAACTATTTCCTGGACCGGACCCAGACGCCCCTCGACGAGAACGGGGAGTATGACTACGAGTGCCTGGAGGCCCTGGACCTGGATATGTTGGAAGATAACCTGACCCGCATCCTCGCGGGGGAGGAGGTCGTGACGCCCCGCTACGATTTCATCAAGGGGGAGAAGCGGCCGGGCAAGGTCGTCAGGCTGGGGCCCTCGGACATCCTCATCATGGAGGGGATTCACGGCCTGAATGATCGCATCGTGTCCCTTTTGCCCGAGGACAGCCGTTTCAGCGTCTTCGTCTCGCCCCTGACGGGCATCTGCATCGACCCCCACAACCGTACGAGCACCGGGGACAATCGCCTGCTGCGCCGCATCGTGCGGGACCACCGGACGCGGGGCAAGTCCGCCCAGGTGACGCTCGAGATCTATCCCAAGGTCATGCGGGGCTCGATGCGCTATATCTTTCCCTATCAGAGCCGGGCCGATACCATCTTCAACTCCGCGCTGCCCTACGAGCTGGGCGTCCTGAAGGGCTATGTGGAGCCCCTGCTGCACACGGTCGACGAGCGCTCCGAGGTGTTCGGCGAGGCCCTGCGCCTGCTGAACATCCTCCGGTTCGTGCCGTCCATCCACATCGACGGCATCCCCAACAACTCCGTGATTCGGGAGTTTATCGGGGGCAGCTGCCTGGATGTCTGA
- the dnaG gene encoding DNA primase yields the protein MQNDDVRRIKERLDILEVIGDRVRLHRAGRGYLGLCPFHDERTPSFHVSQERQNYHCFGCGRGGDVFTFVMETEGLDFRQALELLADRAGVVLTRSESRRRASGNLYEVLELAGKFFSSLLAAPEGAAARAYLARRNLSMDNAARFGLGWSANSWDSLSRHLRDAGVTDREALDAGLVLESQRGGVYDRFRGRLIFPIRDIAGRVIAFGGRLVDGEGAKYINSPEGAVYSKRRNLYLLHEARGAIRERGRSILVEGYMDALRFHLNGYTEAVASLGTSLTEEQARLLKRFGDRCCICYDSDTAGQEATLRGMYVLQGLGLDVQVLTLPSGKDPDELLSSPGGGELFEQALEKARPLVLQHLAAVQPLLDRPETRRSGVESLFGGLAQLQPSALAPSVPQLAGALGLYPHEFWSELDAFRHRRGVDRREAPAEGGDIRAPRPPEIDPLEAALCSLLWRREDCRRSQRPEDLLALLSDDRVKEVVLAVLMESPASLEARWLTIGDRFPPALIARGDAFCDELEHADADLWDLVLAGLRRRRGEARLSLLDAKMKRHMASLEEMAEMQRLAAELKRRR from the coding sequence GTGCAGAACGATGACGTCAGGCGGATCAAGGAAAGGCTGGATATCCTGGAGGTCATCGGCGACCGGGTGAGGCTCCACCGGGCGGGCCGTGGGTATTTGGGACTCTGCCCTTTCCACGACGAGAGGACCCCGTCCTTCCACGTGTCTCAGGAGCGCCAGAACTACCACTGCTTCGGATGCGGACGTGGCGGGGACGTCTTCACCTTCGTCATGGAGACGGAGGGGCTGGACTTCCGCCAGGCTCTGGAGCTCCTGGCCGACCGTGCCGGCGTCGTGCTGACCCGTTCCGAGTCCAGACGGAGGGCCTCCGGCAACCTGTACGAGGTGCTGGAGCTGGCTGGGAAGTTCTTCAGCTCCCTCCTGGCCGCTCCCGAGGGCGCGGCGGCAAGGGCCTACCTGGCCCGTCGCAATCTCTCCATGGATAACGCCGCGCGGTTCGGCCTGGGCTGGAGCGCCAATTCCTGGGACTCTCTGTCCCGACATCTGAGGGACGCGGGCGTGACGGACCGCGAGGCGCTCGACGCGGGGCTCGTCCTGGAGAGTCAGCGCGGCGGGGTCTACGACCGTTTCCGGGGGCGTTTGATCTTTCCCATACGCGACATCGCGGGCCGCGTGATTGCCTTCGGCGGCAGGCTCGTGGACGGCGAGGGGGCAAAGTACATCAACAGCCCCGAAGGGGCTGTCTACAGCAAGCGCCGGAACCTCTACCTGCTCCACGAGGCGCGAGGCGCCATCCGAGAGAGGGGACGTTCCATCCTCGTGGAGGGGTACATGGACGCCCTCCGATTTCACCTGAACGGCTATACCGAGGCCGTCGCCTCGTTGGGCACCTCCCTGACGGAGGAACAGGCGCGGCTTCTAAAACGGTTTGGGGACCGCTGCTGTATCTGCTACGACAGCGACACGGCCGGCCAGGAGGCGACCCTGAGGGGCATGTACGTCCTGCAGGGGCTGGGGCTGGACGTCCAAGTGCTCACGCTCCCCTCCGGCAAGGACCCGGACGAGCTGCTCTCCTCCCCCGGCGGCGGGGAGCTCTTCGAGCAGGCCCTCGAAAAGGCCCGTCCCCTGGTGCTCCAACACCTGGCCGCGGTGCAGCCGCTGCTGGACCGGCCCGAGACCCGGCGCAGCGGGGTGGAGTCCCTGTTCGGGGGGCTCGCCCAGCTCCAGCCCTCGGCGCTTGCCCCCAGCGTCCCTCAGCTGGCGGGTGCGTTGGGCCTCTATCCGCACGAGTTCTGGAGCGAGCTGGATGCGTTTCGGCATAGGCGTGGGGTAGACAGGCGGGAGGCCCCCGCGGAGGGCGGGGACATCCGTGCCCCTCGCCCTCCCGAGATCGACCCCCTGGAGGCCGCGCTCTGCTCGCTCCTGTGGCGCAGGGAGGATTGCCGCCGCTCGCAACGGCCGGAGGACCTGCTCGCGCTCCTCTCCGACGACCGGGTCAAGGAGGTCGTCTTGGCGGTGCTCATGGAGTCCCCCGCCTCGCTGGAGGCCCGGTGGCTCACCATTGGCGACCGCTTTCCCCCGGCGCTCATCGCCCGGGGGGATGCCTTCTGCGACGAGCTGGAGCACGCCGACGCCGACCTCTGGGACCTCGTCCTCGCGGGCCTGCGACGCCGCCGGGGCGAGGCGCGCCTGAGCCTTCTGGACGCCAAGATGAAGCGCCACATGGCGTCCCTGGAGGAGATGGCCGAGATGCAGCGTCTGGCCGCGGAGCTGAAGCGCCGGCGGTGA
- a CDS encoding NCS2 family permease, whose amino-acid sequence MMSFLERQFKISERGSSIKTEVLSGIVTFVTMSYIVFVNPKIMSETGMDFNALVVATCTSAALATFLMAFLANYPIGLAPGMGLNAFFAYSVVLAMQVDWRVALTAVFVEGVIFIVLTLTRLREMVVNTIPKSLKIGISGGIGLFIAFIGLQSAGIVVKNDATLVSLGHLRGNLPALLALGGLILMAVLEAYKVTGALLIGILAVTAASVGLSLVALPESFVSHPPSIAPIFAQLDFSMLNRLDFWVIMFTFFFVDFFDTVGTLVGVCNRSGLLDEDGTLPNARGALLADAIGTTAGAILGTSTVTSYVESASGIAQGGRTGLSALVTALLFLAAMFFTPVVGMVPAYATAPALIIVGVYMMVSLRDLNFDDWTELVPSILGFIMMPLAYSVSIGIEFAIVSYVLIKILSGRMKDVSWLMAALAVIFVVKEALS is encoded by the coding sequence ATGATGTCGTTTCTGGAGCGCCAGTTTAAGATCAGCGAGAGGGGCAGTTCGATCAAGACCGAGGTCCTGTCGGGAATCGTGACGTTCGTCACGATGTCCTACATCGTCTTCGTCAACCCGAAGATCATGTCCGAGACGGGCATGGACTTCAACGCCCTGGTGGTGGCGACCTGTACCTCCGCCGCTTTGGCCACGTTTCTGATGGCCTTCCTGGCAAATTATCCGATTGGCCTCGCCCCCGGGATGGGGCTCAACGCGTTCTTCGCCTACTCCGTGGTCCTGGCGATGCAGGTTGACTGGCGCGTGGCCCTGACGGCGGTCTTCGTCGAGGGCGTGATCTTCATCGTGCTGACCCTGACCCGGCTGCGCGAGATGGTGGTCAACACCATTCCGAAGTCCCTCAAGATCGGCATCTCGGGCGGCATCGGGCTCTTCATCGCCTTCATCGGCCTCCAGAGCGCGGGGATCGTGGTCAAGAACGACGCGACCCTCGTCTCCCTGGGGCACCTGAGAGGCAACCTGCCGGCGCTCCTGGCCCTGGGGGGCCTGATCCTGATGGCGGTGCTGGAGGCCTACAAGGTGACGGGGGCTCTGCTGATCGGCATCCTGGCGGTCACGGCCGCCTCCGTGGGGCTGAGCCTCGTAGCCCTGCCCGAATCCTTCGTCTCGCATCCGCCCTCGATCGCGCCGATCTTCGCTCAGTTGGACTTCTCCATGCTGAACCGGCTCGATTTCTGGGTCATCATGTTCACGTTCTTCTTCGTCGACTTCTTCGACACGGTTGGGACCCTGGTGGGAGTCTGCAACCGCAGCGGACTCCTGGACGAGGACGGGACCCTTCCGAACGCGCGGGGCGCGCTGCTGGCCGACGCTATTGGTACGACGGCGGGCGCCATTCTGGGGACCTCGACGGTGACGTCCTACGTCGAGAGCGCCAGCGGCATCGCGCAGGGCGGCCGCACGGGGCTCAGCGCCCTGGTGACCGCCCTGCTCTTCCTGGCCGCGATGTTCTTCACTCCTGTCGTGGGAATGGTGCCCGCCTACGCGACGGCGCCGGCCTTGATCATCGTCGGCGTCTATATGATGGTGAGCCTTCGGGACCTGAACTTCGACGACTGGACGGAGCTCGTTCCCTCTATCCTGGGATTCATCATGATGCCCCTGGCCTACAGCGTCTCCATCGGGATCGAGTTCGCCATCGTCTCCTACGTCCTGATCAAGATCCTGAGCGGCAGGATGAAGGACGTGAGCTGGCTCATGGCCGCCCTGGCCGTTATCTTCGTCGTCAAGGAAGCCCTGTCCTGA